One window of Mediterraneibacter gnavus ATCC 29149 genomic DNA carries:
- a CDS encoding toxic anion resistance protein, which produces MSEELKDFQTAPTLTLNPFAEEEKAQPEVKKEEPLMDENVLSEEERKMADQFANQIDLTNSAMILQYGAGTQSKMADFSETALENVKTKDLGEVGELLGNVVKELKNFDEEEEKGFFGIFKKQANKIQALKTKYAKAETNINQICQALEGHQVQLMKDVAILDKMYELNLTYFKELTMYILAGKKKLEEVQEGQLKELLTKAQASGLAEDAQAARDLEAMCGRFEKKVHDLELTRMISIQTAPQIRLVQNNDTVMVEKIQSTIVNTIPLWKSQMVLALGVAHSAQAAAAQREVTDMTNELLKKNADTLKMATLETARESERGIVDMETLKATNESLISTLDEVMQIQQEGRQKRQEAEAEMQRLENELKQKLLQVR; this is translated from the coding sequence ATGAGCGAAGAATTGAAAGATTTTCAGACAGCACCGACACTGACACTGAATCCATTTGCGGAGGAAGAAAAAGCACAGCCGGAAGTGAAAAAAGAAGAGCCTCTGATGGATGAAAATGTTCTGTCAGAAGAAGAGAGAAAGATGGCAGATCAGTTTGCAAATCAGATCGATTTGACCAATTCTGCCATGATCCTGCAGTATGGTGCGGGAACTCAGAGCAAGATGGCGGATTTTTCAGAGACTGCACTGGAAAATGTAAAGACGAAGGACTTGGGGGAAGTGGGAGAACTTCTCGGGAATGTTGTGAAGGAGCTGAAAAATTTTGACGAGGAAGAAGAAAAAGGATTTTTCGGAATCTTCAAAAAGCAGGCAAATAAGATTCAGGCACTGAAAACAAAATATGCCAAGGCGGAGACGAATATCAACCAGATCTGCCAGGCTCTGGAGGGACATCAGGTACAGCTGATGAAAGATGTTGCGATTCTGGATAAGATGTATGAATTGAACCTGACATATTTTAAAGAGCTGACGATGTATATTCTGGCAGGAAAGAAAAAGCTGGAAGAAGTGCAGGAGGGACAGTTGAAGGAACTCCTGACGAAAGCGCAGGCCAGCGGACTTGCAGAGGATGCACAGGCGGCCAGAGATCTGGAGGCGATGTGCGGAAGATTTGAAAAGAAGGTTCATGATCTGGAACTGACGAGAATGATCTCCATCCAGACAGCACCGCAGATCCGACTGGTACAGAACAATGATACCGTGATGGTGGAAAAGATCCAGTCCACGATCGTGAATACAATTCCGCTGTGGAAGAGCCAGATGGTACTGGCGCTCGGTGTGGCGCATTCTGCACAGGCGGCAGCAGCTCAGAGGGAAGTGACGGATATGACAAACGAACTGCTGAAAAAGAATGCGGATACATTGAAGATGGCGACGCTGGAAACTGCAAGAGAATCTGAGCGTGGAATCGTGGATATGGAAACACTAAAAGCGACAAATGAATCCTTAATCTCTACGTTGGATGAAGTGATGCAGATTCAGCAGGAAGGAAGGCAAAAACGTCAGGAAGCAGAGGCAGAGATGCAGCGTCTGGAAAATGAATTGAAACAGAAATTGCTGCAGGTGCGCTGA